One Festucalex cinctus isolate MCC-2025b chromosome 1, RoL_Fcin_1.0, whole genome shotgun sequence genomic region harbors:
- the ppp1caa gene encoding protein phosphatase 1, catalytic subunit, alpha isozyme a gives MAEPDKLNIDSIIQRLLEVKGSRPGKNVQLTESEIRGLCLKSREIFLSQPILLELEAPLKICGDVHGQYYDLLRLFEYGGFPPESNYLFLGDYVDRGKQSLETICLLLAYKIKYPENFFLLRGNHECASINRIYGFYDECKRRYNIKLWKTFTDCFNCLPVAAIVDEKIFCCHGGLSPDLQSMEQIRRVMRPTDVPDQGLLCDLLWADPDKDVLGWGENDRGVSFTFGADVVAKFLHKHDMDLICRAHQVVEDGYEFFAKRQLVTLFSAPNYCGEFDNAGAMMSVDETLMCSFQILKPADKKLYPYGGGAGMGSGRPVTPPRNSAKAAKAKK, from the exons ATGGCGGAGCCGGACAAATTAAACATCGACTCGATCATCCAGCGTCTTTTGGAAG TCAAGGGCTCTCGGCCCGGCAAGAATGTGCAGCTGACAGAGAGCGAGATCCGTGGGCTGTGCCTCAAATCTCGTGAGATCTTCCTGAGCCAGCCCATCCTGCTGGAGCTGGAGGCCCCCCTCAAAATTTGCG GTGACGTGCACGGCCAGTACTACGACCTTCTGCGGCTGTTCGAGTACGGCGGCTTCCCTCCGGAGAGCAACTACCTGTTCCTGGGTGACTACGTAGACCGAGGCAAGCAATCCTTGGAGACCATCTGCCTGCTGCTGGCCTACAAGATCAAGTACCCGGAGAACTTCTTCCTGCTGCGCGGCAACCACGAGTGCGCCTCCATCAACCGAATCTACGGCTTCTATGACGAGT GCAAGCGAAGGTATAACATTAAACTATGGAAGACCTTCACAGACTGCTTCAACTGTTTACCAGTGGCTGCTATTGTAGACGAGAAGATCTTCTGCTGTCATGGAG GCCTATCTCCTGACCTCCAGTCCATGGAGCAGATCCGCCGAGTCATGCGGCCCACCGATGTGCCCGACCAGGGTCTCCTTTGTGACCTGCTGTGGGCCGACCCTGACAAGGATGTGCTGGGGTGGGGTGAAAACGACCGCGGCGTCTCCTTCACCTTTGGTGCTGACGTGGTGGCCAAGTTTCTACACAAGCACGACATGGACCTCATATGCAGAGCGCATCAG GTGGTAGAAGACGGCTACGAGTTCTTCGCCAAGAGGCAGCTGGTCACACTCTTCTCCGCTCCAAACTACTGCGGAGAGTTTGACAACGCTGGTGCCATGATGAGTGTCGACGAGACGCTCATGTGCTCCTTCcag ATCCTGAAGCCAGCGGATAAGAAGTTGTATCCTTACGGCGGCGGTGCTGGAATGGGATCAGGGAGGCCCGTCACCCCGCCACGAAATTCTGCCAAGGCCGCTAAGGCTAAGAAATAA